In the Ricinus communis isolate WT05 ecotype wild-type chromosome 3, ASM1957865v1, whole genome shotgun sequence genome, ggtggccgtgttgggaacacggcgagtgttgaaaccaacacggtcATGTTCAACTTTCTCATGCccatacttagctcgtttcggcagctttgacgtccaataatgctctaattcttccctttatcattctttgacttcttttggacctaatgcacacaaacagacgcatagggtgagtgttgggaccaattcacatccaaatatccatagaatcaatcttaaaaaccccatttagatgtgtgtattttacgcacatcaaataaccccacacttagcccattgcttgtcctcaagcaatcaaaagtaaaataaggaaaaatagtatgtatactagattactagtatcaatatactatgtgccatattaatatatataacttatattttttatagggtataaagtatattataatattatagttatttttaatatgtattactTTTTGTATTTCGATAACAATTGcttcaattatataaatgataaatataaaataggttttttatatagtatatgtattatttttttaatatatattatttatataatataaataattatttataaatatatgtaaaaaattcggttctacggtttggtcCGGATCAGTACAAGACGGATCGGTTCTGGTATGGTTACAgtacggtttttactaaagaaccagtaccataccgtaatagtaaaaaaaatcgGATCGGTacaattcggttataaaaactttcgttttttttttcgGTTCTGGTACTTTTCGATACGGTTATTTGGTTCGGGCGggaatcaccgagatccatATTCAGCCTTATATGTCAGGCGTCAAATAcgtttgaaatttaaattgtataaCCCAACTTACTTCTCGATTTAAGGggagccgagagctgttcatggcataatcctcatgctgtaaactcaaagcATGGACAGATCCTCAAGTTAAGACACAAGCGGCCTCttgccatgggggtctttctaCTCTTTTGGATCTTTAAATTAGCTGAGTTAGCTCTTTTGGATTACACCATaaacagatcgtagcaactATTAGAACATCGCCATTGGAtcaagagaagagaaatgagAAAGTTAGAAAGCCATAAGAGAGTGTAGAGAGAGTTTTAAAGAGACTTGTTTAGAGGAAAACTTGCTTGCTTCTTATTATCAAAGACTTCTCCTTATATAGAGTGGAGAGACGGTAGAAAATGTACAAAGGTTAGTGGGTATCCCACTAAGATTAATAATACAGCACTATCAAACAAAAGTTAGTGGATATCCCACTAAGACTAATAATACAAAGACTATCAAACAAAGTGGACATCCCAACGAGACTAATAATACAAAGACTATCAAACAAAGGTTAGTGGACATCCCAACGAGACTAATAATACACTTCACTTACATAATAAGGacaaacaataatataaaagagtgGCCGACAATGATGTGGTCAAGACGCCATCATACGAGTCATCATCCATTGGTCGGGAGTCTTGCATGAGGGCTTCTTGCCGCTACCGGTTAAGGTAGGGTCATCCAGGAGGAGTTGGAAGATCGGAGAAATGTGAAATGTTCTATGGATTGTTCAGTTGATTGATGTCCATTGAAGGTGCAGACTAATGGTGCGTATACATTACCGGCCCTTAATTCATTCCCTGCATCGCAGGGCCCGCTTTAGTTCTTCCGTGATTGGTGGAGGAGCAAGATGTAAAGGACTATCAAGCGCTCTCCAATAAGTGATGATATTTTGAGTTGCATAGGTGTCTTCCGATAGTCGGAGATAGGGCCtgtaatatgaaaatagcaTGGTATTCCGAAGCTCTGGAATTATTGTCTGAGAATAACTGGTGCCCATGAATAAGTTTAAGGAGATCTCCTGTCCATTGGTATGGAGTCTTGAACCAGGTAAGGAATCTCCATGGATAAGACCCCGagttagcttcattattaaaGAAGTGTAAGAGATTCATAATAGGCACCTCTATAGCATGATGACAGACTGTAGATAGGCACCATAGAAACCATAACTCACTTTCATGCTTTGGATGTTCAGGAGATAAGTGGTAAATCAAACACCAAGGGTAGTCTGGAAAGAAGAAGTTGGGTTGGATTGGGAGTGAGAAGATTTGTTGAAAAGTTGCCAAATAATGGAACATCATGTTTCTGGCAAAGTCTGTGACTTGTTTGGTTGTAAGGTTGTTGGGAAGGTCTGGTGGTGAAGGAGGTTGCAGGTTGGATCTGAAGGATGAGGAGGCCATAAAGATTATGGGAAGATTTATTGTAGAGGTGAGAAGAACTATAGGCTGATTCTGAGGCTTAGAAagtctggataagaaatccgggattaggtttcttatcccttttatatgctcaacCTTAAAGTCATACCTGCTGAACCATGATTTTAATCGCAATAGTTGGGGCTCGTGCAAGGTCTTCCGGttggattcaagaatcttggGAAGGAAGAGTTGTCCATCCGAACCGGAAGTCCAATCAGGgaagaattcaaactttttatcCCGTACTTGACTGCCGGAATTTCCTTGTAGGTTGTGTGATAATGTTTTTCCAAGAGGAAAATCGACCCGATGCATATCCACACAATTGTTCTTTGTCGTGGAGCTTTTCTAGGAGGATGGCCCCCCATGCATAGTCAGATGCATCCGTTTGGAGAATAAGTTCTCCTACGACGGGATTGTAAGAGGTAGCGGATTGTGGGCCGagctcttttaatttttgtgttGTTTGTTCCGCTCCCCATGGAGGGGGGTTCTTTCGAGCATCTTTGAGAGGTGGCACGTGTAACTAGACAGTGTGGAATGGCCTCTCGAACATAATTCGTGATTCCAAGGAACTGTTGGATTTGTTTTGTCGATAAATTTTCTTCCCGGAAAATTATCAAGTTCCTTTGTCAGTGGGGACCATATGTAATCGGCCATTCTTGAAATGCATtccaagaaattcaatttctcacaatAAAGCTCTTCTTTCGGATAGTATAATGCCATATTTTTGGATGATGGCAAGGAATAAATGGTGATGGTCCTCTCACTGCTTCCGAAAATAGAAGGATGTCGTCGATATAGATCAAAGAAGAGtaaaggataggcccaaaaatctcaatcattGTCTTCTGGAATTGAGATGGGGCCGTCTTgagcccaaaaggcataacagtCCCCTGGTATTGGGCATTAGGGATACAAAATGCGCTTTGTATCTCCTACTGGATACCGAGTTGCCAAAAGCCTGCCTTTAGGTCAAATTTGGAATAGTACTGGGCCTTTTGGATGTGGACCTTGAGATTTGAGATTCGAGGGAGAGGGAATTTGTTGTCTTGAAGGAAATGGTTTAAAGGTTTGTAGTCTATGACAAGCCTCTTTTTTCCTCGGATTCTTTCAGACCTTTTCtccacataaaaggcttgGCAAGCCCATTGTGAAGTAGTGGGCTCAATTAAACCCTGCTGTAACAGTGTCAGGCATTCTGATCGGGCAAGGGCTAGGTCTGTGGGAGACATTCCCATGTGTGTGGCTTTAGTAGGGTTAATGTCTTCATTAAGTTTGAAGGGGAGGCTGATATAGAATTGTGGATTTTTCCACAGAGGAAGAGGATGTTGGAAATGTGAATGGGATTCTGGACAGAACTGAAGGAATTTTTCTGTGTATGAAAGGAATGGAGGAATAGTATTCGTCACAGAAAACAGATTTGAAGTTTCAGTGTATGACCTAAACTGTCTTTTGAACTTTATACCAGTTGGAAGGATTTGGAGCTTTTGAGCTTGGtgataaacatcaaatccTATCAGAATATCCTTGCTTGGAAGATCTGAACCAATGATGTGTGTCCACACAACGCAATCAGGAAAGAACTGAATTCGATCTTCTGCCTCGTGATCGAGTAGTTTTGAAGGTTTGACCGCCACGCCTCAAGAACCGATCATGGGGCTTCCAATACTCCGATGGGAGAACCATTGggttcatcatgcttctttgagctccaaaggtcaaagaaagctattaCCGGGACAGCTTGGAGTATTTTGAGGATGATCCGTATGGGAATATACGGACCGGAGGAGGTTTTAtagtaaattgaaaagtttcgGAGGTGGAggagaaacaaagaaagaagataataGGGTTGGAGAAAGAGGATATTGTATTGCATCTTCCGAATATCCTTCCGACTTTCTTCATGCGTACCAATCATCGGGATTGGTATTTCACTATCATCCGAATCAAGAAAATTCTTGTGAAGACTCGCGGAGTCCGAGAACTCCATTCTAACCCAAATAAGCTTTCCGGGGTAAGATCTTCTTGCCTCCGAAAGTAGGGACTCTATTTCTTCTTCCGAAAGAGTCCTGCAAGAGATAAGGACATGCTAACTTGTTGTATCATCCTTGCCGACTTTTCCGGATTCCTGGGACAATTTTTCGCATAATGTCCCTTCCTTTTGCAGATGAAACATCTATCAGACTTGTACCGCTGGTTCCGTTTTTTACGGAAGTATTTAAATCTCTTTGGGTTCTTTTCCCTGAACTTCTTGTTGCTGCGCGTGTATTTCTGGAAATGATGTCCAGATTTCTTCTTGTGATTTGTACAGACGCAGTTGGTGGCTTTGCACTTGATCTTTAGGTGGTTTTTGTTGCAAGCCTTTTGGACAATCAAGTCCCTTTGAGACAACCTTTTGAATAATTCCTGTTGATCACACAGTCTCTTAATGGAAGAGAGTGTGAATTGCCAGATTTCTCCAAGTGTAATAGAGGTGACTGGTCTTTTTGTAGCCGCAATCATATTGTTAACCTCAGGTTGTATCTCATCTGGTAGAGAGGTGATGAAGGTATACTTTAGTGTATCATCACCATCATGTCCTCCAATGACATAGTAGAGCTTGGACATAGCCGAATAATGCTTTTCCAGATCCTTCATCTTGAATGAACAACATTTTCGATCAAAGAACTCTTGTTTCTGCTGTCTTATGACAAGGTCATAACTTCCAAGGAATCGGTTATGGAGGATCACATCACGATGGAGTCGGCAGAGTGACAAATTGAAGCCTAGTGTATTCAGCCGAGACTGAAACCAATCTCTTAAGCTTCCCAGGTAAACCTTCAGGACAAATTCGGCAAGGACTTTTTTGAGTGTGGCCCTTCAAGGGTCATCCgaagatcaatccatgccaaGAATTCAGAAAGCTTATCCTTCCATTTTGATGGTGGCAAGTCATCAAAAGTGAACCAAGGTCCTGTGCTAGCTGGCTTTGGCCTTGGGTTTGGAGCTCCAGTGGGAGCAAAGAATGACTGagcatcttcatcttcagTTCTACTACTGGGATCAATGAGTGTATGTTCATGAGAATTTCGTTGATGTCCGCCATCTCCGAATCCAAGAAGATTCCGAATCATACGGACTGATGAGAGATTGCTCTGGAAATTTGTCTTTAGGGGCTAGAGGAGGAGAGGATTTCTTTTCCTGGGTTTCTGTGTTTTTTGGGTAAAGGTGAGAAAATGTGCCAAAGGGCTGATAAAGGGTTTCTTGTGGTTGTTCTGgttgtgaaagaaaagggaaagaagaaaagtatgaAGGAGTAATAGCCGATGAGGTTGAAGCTGCCGATATGAATGTTGGAATTGCAGTAGACTGGTCTTTCCGgagatcattttcaatttgatctaTTTGCTTCTTCAGCCGGGAAATCTCCTTTTGCTTTTGCATGAAAGAGGGGGTAATCGGCTGAGGTATCCGGAGTTCTTTGTCCAGAGCTTGATACTTTCCTGTCAAGGATGAGTACAGTTGCAAGACTTCTTGTGAAAAAGTATCCGACAATTGTGATCCatgttttgaaccaagtgCGGCTTGATCCAATTTGCCATCTATCTTCTTCAAGTAAGTGTTTTGGACAATAGAATTAGATGTCCGCCGATTGAGAACTTCTTCGGGGGGTGTCACGGTTCTAAGTTTCAGAAGGTGAAATCCGTGTAGGAAGGATTTCGGATCTTTGTTCTCTGTTTTTCCCAAGGGAGGGAAATCCTCCGGTTGTAACATGAAACATTCTTGAACCAAGGGTTGTACCGCTGATACAGTTGACAGAGATGAAGTAGGTCCAAAAGTTCGTGGCGTTGTTATACCTGGCCCAACGTTTTGTACCTCATGTACAAAACTGACTCGCACCGAGTTTCCGACTTATAAACCTTTGGATCCGACTCGATCTCCATTCGCAAGTTGCGGAAGGGGTTTgccatattcaatgttgagTTGTGCCATAATTTCTTTGAACTCATCATAAGAAACGTCAATGACCGTTTTTCCTTCTCTGGCAAGAAACTCAATTGCCTCGTCGAACATTGGCAGTGgctttttattctctttctgGGAACCATCTGGATCTCGATCATCTGGCTTAGGATGAATCTCCGAACAAGAAGTATCCAGAGACATCCTTTTCGGATTCTTCTGTTGATGCTGAAAACAGGGTTCAGCATAATCCATGTCATCATGACATAGGCACTGCTTGCACATTTCGGGCTACATCCCGGACAAAGTGTCCTCGACTGGCAAAGATAAACTGGTTGCCGATGCTTGAAAGGAGTGAATAGGGACCTTCTCCCTAGGCCGTGATATCGGGTTGTATCATTGATGCTTGGAAAATTGATCGGTCGAGGAAGATTCCTCAGTTCTTATAAAGATCGTCTTAACAGTCCCATCCTTTTGCTGTATAAAGAGGGGATCTGTGGCTTGAACTGGTTTTGATTGAGATGCCTGGAGCTTCTCATAATTTGTTACCCACTCAATAGGAATTagtttctgtagatcttcctTTCGTCGCCGAGGAGCTTGAACTATTGTAGGGGTTTGACCAGAATCAGCCATGATGTACAAAGCATCTGATGAGGCTTGGAAGCCTGGGATCTGCAGGTTAAGTGCATGATCCTGCAATCGATAAACGATCTGATGGTGAAGAGTCGCTGAGAGAGCATTTTCAACTTGACTAGCTCCCGTGATTTGGACTTGTACTTTTAAGGCAGTGGATAGATAAGGATCACTCAAAGAGAGGTTAAAGTTTGGAAAGAAAGTCAAAACAACACTACCAGTGTTGAGTGTTGTGACTATTGTCCCAATCAACGCATGCTCGCATTGAGGTAACGAGTGTCCAAAAGCGACATCCGTCAGAATGTGCAATCCCATCCTTCCATGATAGGAAAGGACAAGTCTCATACCCGAGATGGAGATGAGAATAGCCTTGCTTCCGCCATTGTTCTATGAAAGAGGTGGGGATTTCTAAAGTGACATAACGCTCTTGAGAAGTAGCAGTGAAGTGAACACCGAGAAAGTGAGGAGGAttgaacatattcttttatggtgAGGGGTTTTTGTGGATGATTTGGTTAAAGGTTTTTCTAACAaagttttgtttcttgaatatGTTGTAAGGGTTGATGATAGGTACTAGAGTATCTTCTATCTGTACGTTATCAGGAATATGGGAGATCTCAACAAGATGATCTATCTTGTTAGATATGGTTTTCTTACAAGAGGGAGATAATTGAAGGGTAGAAGTATGAGAGGTAATCTCGGTTGTCATGGTGTTTAGGTTTTCTCTTCGCTATCACCAAGGCTCCGATACCAAAGGGAGCCGAGAGTCGCTCATGGCATAATCCTCATGTCAGAAACTCAAAGCATGGACAAAGGGAGAGAGCCGCTCATGGCATAATCCTCATGTCAGAACTCAAAGCATGGACAGATCCTCAAGTTAAGACACAAGCGGCCTCttgccatgggggtctttctaCTCTTTTGGATCTTTAAATTAGCTGAGTTAGCTCTTTTGGATTACACCATaaacagatcgtagcaactATTAGAACATCGCCATTGGAtcaagagaagagaaatgagAAAGTTAGAAAGCCATAAGAGAGTGTAGAGAGAGTTTTAAAGAGACTTGTTTAGAGGAAAACTTGCTTGCTTCTTATGCTTTAAAAGCATTAAAAATTGCCATCGTGTAATAATTGCCGAGCTCTGGAGAAAGAGAAATACCGAGCCTAAATACTCTCAGATAAAAAGAGGGAGGACTAATGGTAACTGGATATCATAAGCCAACCTGTCTCACCCTAGAAAGGCGGAGTTGATTAGAGATTGAAGTCCATCATGATTGAGATTCTAGGGGAATGTGTCTTGAGAAGACTCTAGTCATATAGTCCAACCCGATCTAGAGTTCTAAAGAGAAACAAGAGTTCAAATCCTGATATAATTAGGCTGACCTACAAACATAGAGTTCTCTCCTAAATAAACTAGAAGACCTTTAATGTTTATATAAGGAATAAAGACGTCACACACCAGGTACAAGCAATCTTACACACTTAAACACTTTAGCAACCCTCATACAAATTACTGACTTTATCATCAGAGTGAGTGGCCGGACAATCCCGTCTGAtgctttttaactttttcttacAGGTACTCCGGAGATTGAGGTCAGTCTTTGAAGATCCTTATTGATAGATCGCCTCAGCCAACCGAATTATCAATTCTTAAATCTgatattataatattcttaGCAAGCCTTTACAATTTAGACTATGAAT is a window encoding:
- the LOC125369511 gene encoding uncharacterized protein LOC125369511; amino-acid sequence: MKDLEKHYSAMSKLYYVIGGHDGDDTLKYTFITSLPDEIQPEVNNMIAATKRPVTSITLGEIWQFTLSSIKRLCDQQELFKRLSQRDLIVQKACNKNHLKIKCKATNCVCTNHKKKSGHHFQKYTRSNKKFREKNPKRFKYFRKKRNQRYKSDRCFICKRKGHYAKNCPRNPEKSARMIQQVSMSLSLAGLFRKKK